A single Mytilus trossulus isolate FHL-02 chromosome 12, PNRI_Mtr1.1.1.hap1, whole genome shotgun sequence DNA region contains:
- the LOC134693015 gene encoding acetylcholine receptor subunit alpha-like: MDNCKIFGMFLFILFLNHVHGQTSSNIRQLYTDIFTSYQPSIVPNSDFSAPLQITISPYLMTITQFQEVEETLDVALGLIANWVDDGFSWTPSSYGNAEYIIVPHTDVWTPKFVLVNSVETYEPLAGENDIFATVYSNGTMSIAYGDVLSSKCTANIYKFPFDSQTCHLQFAVWGITSNDITIVANPMSLAFYNENSNWKLDSYSSKSIVENGYSMLILTMTIKRVPLYYVIMVALPTNMFFVLNPLVFLLPVESGERLGLAMTILLSYAIFLTMVQTSIPASSNPMSVLLIIMIVTIVISGITAGVTIYIAALYHREPHVKMNSFWKFIGTRLPWSRRHTPVRPLTKNGAKGDIISSPIETNITWQEVCHALDTLMMVILYANIFIINCAFFIAVS, encoded by the coding sequence AtggataattgtaaaattttcggaatgtttttatttattctttttttgaaCCATGTTCATGGTCAGACATCGTCAAATATAAGACAATTATATACTGATATTTTTACAAGTTACCAACCATCCATCGTTCCAAATTCTGATTTTTCAGCACCATTACAAATAACAATATCACCCTATTTAATGACCATTACTCAGTTTCAGGAAGTGGAAGAAACTCTAGACGTGGCTTTAGGACTTATAGCAAACTGGGTTGATGACGGATTTTCGTGGACTCCATCATCATACGGTAATGCGGAATATATTATAGTGCCTCACACAGATGTGTGGACTCCAAAGTTTGTTCTGGTAAATTCTGTTGAAACATATGAACCTTTAGCGGGAGAAAACGATATATTTGCAACAGTTTATTCTAATGGAACCATGTCAATAGCTTATGGTGATGTTTTGTCATCGAAATGTACAGCCAATATATACAAGTTTCCATTTGATTCTCAAACATGTCATCTGCAATTTGCCGTCTGGGGAATAACATCAAACGATATAACCATAGTCGCAAACCCTATGAGTTTAGcgttttacaatgaaaattcaaattggaAACTAGATTCCTATAGTTCAAAATCTATAGTTGAGAACGGGTACTCTATGCTTATACTTACAATGACGATAAAGCGTGTGCCGTTGTACTACGTCATAATGGTAGCTTTGCCAACAAATATGTTCTTTGTATTAAACCCGCTCGTGTTTCTACTTCCTGTTGAATCTGGTGAACGCTTAGGACTTGCGATGACAATATTATTATCGTATGCTATATTCCTGACAATGGTACAAACGTCCATACCAGCCTCTTCAAATCCGATGAGTGTTTTACTGATTATAATGATAGTGACTATTGTAATAAGCGGTATCACAGCTGGTGTAACTATTTACATAGCGGCACTTTATCATAGAGAACCACACGTTAAAATGAACTCTTTTTGGAAGTTTATCGGGACGAGATTACCATGGAGTAGAAGGCATACACCTGTGCGGCCGTTGACTAAGAATGGTGCAAAGGGGGATATAATATCCTCGCCTATAGAGACAAACATAACCTGGCAAGAAGTTTGTCATGCTCTAGATACACTTATGATGGTAATACtatatgcaaatattttcattatcaacTGTGCATTTTTCATAGCTGTATCTTAG